The Pyrococcus horikoshii OT3 genome includes a window with the following:
- the rsmA gene encoding 16S rRNA (adenine(1518)-N(6)/adenine(1519)-N(6))-dimethyltransferase RsmA — protein MRDRLFFLLSKYGIRPRDSIGQHFLIIEDVIEKAIETANVNENDVILEVGPGLGFLTDELAKRAKKVYTIEIDQKIIEILKKEYSWNNVKIIQGDAVRVEWPKFNKVVSNIPYKISSPFTFKLLKTDFERAVVMYQLEFALRMVAKPGSRNYSRLSLMAQALGNVEIVMKIGKGAFYPRPKVDSALVLIEPRKDKIVLNENLVKALFQHRRKTVPRALKDSIHMLGVSKDEIRGIINNVPHSNKRVFQLYPEEVKDIEEYLKKHGIIS, from the coding sequence ATGAGGGATCGTTTATTTTTCCTTCTTTCTAAATATGGAATAAGGCCAAGAGATTCAATAGGACAACATTTCTTGATTATTGAAGATGTTATTGAAAAGGCCATTGAGACGGCCAACGTTAATGAGAATGATGTCATCTTAGAAGTTGGTCCGGGTTTGGGCTTTCTAACGGATGAGCTTGCTAAGAGAGCTAAGAAGGTCTATACGATAGAGATTGATCAAAAGATCATAGAAATCCTAAAAAAAGAATACAGCTGGAACAATGTTAAAATAATTCAAGGAGATGCCGTGAGAGTAGAATGGCCGAAATTTAACAAGGTTGTCTCCAATATTCCATATAAGATATCATCGCCGTTCACATTTAAGTTGCTGAAAACGGACTTCGAAAGGGCCGTCGTGATGTACCAACTTGAATTTGCCTTAAGAATGGTGGCAAAGCCAGGGAGCAGGAACTATTCAAGACTATCATTGATGGCCCAAGCCCTGGGAAACGTTGAGATAGTAATGAAAATAGGGAAGGGAGCATTCTATCCAAGGCCAAAAGTTGATTCGGCCTTAGTTCTAATTGAACCCAGGAAAGACAAGATAGTCCTAAATGAGAATCTCGTTAAAGCCCTCTTTCAACATAGGAGGAAAACAGTCCCCAGGGCTCTTAAGGATTCAATTCATATGCTCGGAGTAAGCAAGGATGAAATAAGAGGAATAATAAATAACGTTCCCCACTCCAATAAAAGGGTCTTCCAGCTTTATCCGGAAGAAGTGAAAGACATAGAAGAGTACTTAAAAAAGCATGGAATAATAAGCTAG
- a CDS encoding methionine adenosyltransferase: MPRNIVVEEIVRTPVEMQKVELVERKGVGHPDSIADGIAEAVSRALSKEYIKRYGIILHHNTDQVEVVGGRAYPRFGGGEVVKPIYILLSGRAVELVDQELFPVHEVAIRAAKDYLNNTIRHLDVENHVVIDSRIGQGSVDLVSVFNKAKENPIPLANDTSFGVGFAPLTETERLVLETERLLNSEKFKKELPAVGEDVKVMGLRKGDEIDLTIAAAIVDSEVSGPKEYLEVKDKIREAVEELASDVTSRKVNVYVNTADDPDSGIFYITVTGTSAEAGDDGSVGRGNRVNGLITPNRHMSLEAAAGKNPVSHVGKIYNLLAMFIANEIAETLPVEEVYVRILSQIGKPIDQPLIASIQIIPKQGHSVKEFEKDAYAIADNWLANITKIQKMILEGKVSVF, encoded by the coding sequence ATGCCGAGGAACATTGTAGTTGAAGAAATCGTTAGAACTCCTGTAGAGATGCAGAAGGTTGAGCTGGTAGAAAGAAAGGGGGTAGGACACCCCGATAGTATAGCTGACGGTATAGCTGAGGCCGTTAGTAGGGCCCTCAGCAAGGAGTACATTAAAAGGTATGGGATTATATTGCATCATAATACTGATCAAGTGGAGGTCGTCGGTGGGAGAGCTTACCCAAGGTTTGGGGGAGGAGAGGTCGTTAAACCTATTTATATTCTCTTATCTGGTAGAGCTGTTGAACTCGTCGATCAGGAGCTGTTTCCCGTCCACGAGGTTGCAATAAGGGCCGCTAAAGATTACTTGAATAATACAATAAGACATTTGGATGTTGAGAATCATGTTGTAATAGATTCAAGGATAGGCCAAGGGAGCGTCGATCTAGTTAGCGTTTTTAATAAAGCTAAGGAGAATCCAATACCACTAGCTAATGATACCTCGTTTGGAGTGGGTTTTGCTCCATTGACCGAAACTGAAAGGTTGGTTTTGGAAACGGAGAGATTGCTGAACAGCGAGAAGTTTAAGAAGGAGCTTCCTGCCGTTGGAGAAGATGTTAAAGTCATGGGCCTTAGAAAAGGGGATGAGATAGACCTTACTATAGCCGCTGCAATAGTTGACAGTGAGGTTTCTGGACCGAAAGAGTACTTAGAAGTTAAAGATAAGATAAGAGAGGCCGTTGAGGAGCTTGCTAGTGATGTTACATCGAGAAAGGTGAACGTTTACGTTAACACAGCTGATGATCCTGACTCTGGTATATTTTATATAACTGTAACTGGGACGAGTGCTGAAGCGGGTGATGATGGCTCCGTTGGAAGGGGTAACAGGGTTAATGGCTTAATAACTCCAAATAGGCACATGAGCCTTGAAGCGGCCGCTGGTAAGAATCCAGTTAGTCACGTTGGTAAGATATACAATTTACTTGCGATGTTCATAGCGAACGAGATAGCTGAAACCCTCCCAGTTGAAGAAGTCTACGTTAGGATATTAAGTCAGATAGGAAAGCCGATAGATCAGCCGTTAATTGCTAGCATTCAAATAATTCCAAAACAGGGACATAGCGTTAAGGAGTTTGAAAAGGATGCATACGCCATAGCCGACAATTGGCTTGCAAACATAACTAAGATACAGAAGATGATCTTGGAGGGTAAGGTTAGCGTGTTCTAG
- a CDS encoding ECF transporter S component, with protein MNEATLEAYVPYFKAIVIGIAIIYFVYILLNREKFKVAKTVAISAVMAALVTAMTMVIRIPIPASQGYLNFGDIMIMLTSVLFGPLVGGFAGGVGSAFADLLGYPSWALFTLVIKGTEGIIVGYFSKGEANYGKILLGTVLGGSVMVIGYVSVAYVLYGPAGAIGELYNDIVQAVSGIVIGGGLGYILKKRLGNMLALF; from the coding sequence ATGAATGAGGCCACGTTAGAGGCATACGTTCCATACTTTAAGGCTATTGTTATTGGAATAGCAATAATTTACTTCGTCTACATACTATTAAACAGGGAGAAGTTTAAGGTTGCTAAGACAGTAGCGATCTCAGCAGTTATGGCCGCGTTGGTTACCGCGATGACAATGGTAATAAGGATCCCTATCCCTGCATCTCAGGGTTACCTTAACTTTGGAGATATAATGATAATGCTTACATCTGTTCTCTTCGGGCCGCTTGTTGGTGGATTTGCTGGAGGTGTTGGATCGGCATTTGCTGATCTGTTAGGTTATCCATCTTGGGCCCTATTTACACTTGTAATAAAGGGAACTGAGGGGATAATAGTTGGATACTTCTCCAAAGGAGAGGCAAATTATGGTAAAATTCTCCTGGGAACAGTCCTTGGTGGTAGTGTTATGGTAATAGGGTACGTAAGCGTAGCTTATGTACTGTATGGGCCAGCCGGAGCGATTGGCGAGTTATACAATGACATAGTCCAGGCCGTTTCAGGTATAGTTATCGGAGGGGGGCTTGGATATATACTTAAGAAGAGGCTCGGGAATATGTTGGCCCTATTCTAA
- the xerA gene encoding site-specific tyrosine recombinase/integron integrase, translating into MKEREEIVNSDILEEFATYLELEGKSKNTIRMYTYYLSKFFEEGYSPTARDALKFLAKLRKSGYSIRSLNLVIQALKSYFKFEGLDSEAEKLKNPKIPKSLPKSLTEDEVKKIVSVADNLRDKLILLLLYGAGLRVSELCNLKIEDVNFEKSFLIVRGGKGGKDRVIPISKTLLFEIERYLKTRKDNSPYLFVEKRRNRKDKLSPKTVWMLVKKYGKKVGLNVTPHQLRHSFATHMLERGVDIRIIQELLGHANLSTTQIYTKVTTKHLREAIEKAKLIETILGG; encoded by the coding sequence GTGAAGGAGAGGGAGGAGATAGTGAACAGTGATATACTAGAGGAATTTGCAACATACCTAGAACTTGAAGGGAAAAGCAAAAACACGATACGCATGTACACCTACTATCTCTCAAAATTTTTTGAAGAGGGTTACTCACCAACGGCAAGAGATGCGTTAAAATTCCTTGCAAAGCTCAGGAAAAGTGGATACTCAATAAGAAGCTTAAATCTCGTTATTCAGGCTTTAAAGTCTTATTTCAAGTTTGAGGGACTAGATTCTGAAGCAGAAAAACTCAAAAATCCAAAAATACCAAAGAGCTTGCCAAAAAGTCTAACCGAGGATGAAGTTAAGAAAATTGTAAGTGTAGCAGATAACCTTAGGGACAAATTAATCCTCCTATTGCTATATGGAGCAGGCTTAAGAGTTTCAGAGCTTTGCAATTTAAAGATCGAAGATGTAAACTTCGAAAAGAGCTTTTTAATAGTGAGAGGAGGAAAGGGAGGAAAAGATAGGGTGATACCGATTTCAAAGACTCTATTATTTGAGATAGAAAGGTATCTAAAAACGAGAAAAGATAACAGTCCATACCTTTTCGTTGAAAAAAGAAGAAACAGAAAAGATAAACTATCCCCTAAAACTGTGTGGATGCTAGTAAAGAAGTACGGAAAGAAGGTCGGACTTAACGTAACACCCCATCAACTAAGGCATAGCTTCGCAACTCACATGCTGGAAAGGGGAGTAGATATAAGGATAATTCAGGAACTCCTGGGCCATGCAAACCTCTCAACGACTCAAATATATACCAAAGTAACAACTAAACATCTAAGGGAAGCCATTGAAAAGGCAAAGCTCATCGAGACAATACTAGGGGGGTAA
- a CDS encoding thiamine-phosphate kinase yields the protein MRESEIIRMFIEEFDNHALGDDAGFVRFNDSWLLVTSDMLVWRTDVPDFMTPEEAGKKVVTMNVSDIAAMGGLPLAFFFSLGVPENTDEKTLRGIAKGINKGAKEYGVKIVSGDTNEAREIIIDGGAIGRGSRLLLRSNAKPGDLVCVTGELGRPLTALLLWLKGEEIPPKILEKAKNPKAREREGIELSNYANSAIDISDGLSKELWEIARSSNVRIVIDEDKIPVNEEVREIVKDPIKIALASGEEFELVFTIPKENLGNISFDFTIIGRVEEGEGVYIKREDKMERLPILGWEHLKGGDYVNL from the coding sequence ATGAGAGAATCGGAAATAATAAGGATGTTCATTGAGGAGTTTGATAATCATGCTTTAGGAGACGATGCTGGCTTTGTAAGATTCAACGATTCTTGGTTGTTAGTCACATCCGACATGCTAGTATGGAGAACCGACGTGCCCGATTTTATGACACCAGAAGAAGCAGGGAAAAAAGTTGTCACGATGAATGTTAGTGACATAGCTGCTATGGGAGGATTACCACTAGCGTTCTTCTTTTCTCTTGGCGTTCCTGAAAATACAGATGAGAAGACATTAAGAGGAATAGCTAAAGGTATCAACAAGGGAGCAAAGGAGTATGGAGTGAAGATAGTAAGTGGAGATACGAATGAAGCTAGAGAAATCATAATCGATGGAGGGGCCATAGGAAGAGGGAGTAGGTTACTCCTCAGAAGTAATGCCAAGCCAGGAGACTTAGTATGCGTAACGGGAGAATTGGGAAGGCCATTAACGGCCCTTTTACTTTGGTTAAAGGGAGAAGAAATCCCACCAAAAATTTTAGAGAAAGCTAAAAATCCTAAGGCCAGAGAAAGGGAAGGTATTGAGCTCTCAAACTATGCGAACTCCGCTATAGACATAAGCGACGGGCTTTCAAAGGAGCTTTGGGAAATAGCAAGGAGTAGCAACGTCAGAATAGTTATAGATGAGGATAAAATACCAGTAAATGAAGAAGTAAGGGAAATCGTTAAAGATCCCATTAAAATAGCCCTCGCAAGCGGCGAAGAGTTTGAGCTAGTATTTACAATCCCGAAGGAAAACCTAGGTAATATAAGCTTCGACTTTACGATCATAGGGAGAGTTGAGGAGGGTGAGGGAGTGTATATTAAAAGGGAAGATAAAATGGAGAGGTTACCAATCCTCGGATGGGAGCATTTAAAGGGTGGAGATTATGTTAACTTATAA
- a CDS encoding family 4B encapsulin nanocompartment shell protein → MSNKNNVSLHIIDLLTSTISELKEEGFEPDLILVGPEFKKYLSEEMIGMLKMKVYYIEELGSDAIIADSKYLGQLKKASKRISIEPLLKELEWEKVLKELPEIKEELE, encoded by the coding sequence ATGTCGAACAAAAATAATGTCTCTCTGCACATAATAGATTTGTTAACTTCCACAATAAGTGAGTTGAAGGAAGAAGGGTTCGAGCCTGATTTAATATTAGTCGGGCCTGAGTTCAAGAAGTATCTGTCAGAAGAAATGATAGGAATGCTTAAGATGAAGGTATACTATATAGAAGAGTTAGGAAGCGACGCAATAATAGCTGATTCAAAATATTTAGGACAACTAAAGAAAGCATCAAAGAGGATATCAATAGAACCACTTCTAAAGGAGCTGGAGTGGGAAAAGGTGCTAAAAGAACTACCCGAAATAAAAGAGGAATTAGAATAG
- a CDS encoding tRNA (guanine(10)-N(2))-dimethyltransferase, with product MELIEVQEGKAKILIPKAESIYDSPVFYNPRMALNRDIVVVLLNILNPKIVLDALSATGIRGIRFALETPAEEVWLNDISEDAYELMKRNVMLNFDGELRESKGRAILKGEKTIVINHDDANRLMAERHRYFHFIDLDPFGSPMEFLDTALRSAKRRGILGVTATDGAPLCGAHPRACLRKYLAVPLRGELCHEVGTRILVGVIARYAAKYDLGIDVILAYYKDHYFRAFVKLKDGARKGDETLEKLGYIYFDDKTGKFELEQGFLPTRPNAYGPVWLGPLKDEKIVSKMVKEAESLSLARKKQALKLLKMIDQELDIPLFYDTHAIGRRLKIETKKVEEIISALREQGYEATRTHFSPTGIKTSAPYEVFIETIKRI from the coding sequence TTGGAATTGATCGAAGTTCAAGAAGGGAAGGCTAAAATTTTGATCCCTAAAGCCGAGAGTATATATGATTCTCCAGTATTTTACAATCCGAGAATGGCGTTAAATAGAGACATAGTCGTTGTTCTTTTGAATATCTTGAATCCCAAGATAGTTCTGGATGCGTTATCAGCTACTGGGATTAGAGGAATCAGGTTTGCCCTGGAAACTCCCGCGGAAGAAGTTTGGCTAAATGACATAAGTGAGGATGCCTACGAGTTAATGAAGAGGAATGTTATGTTAAATTTTGATGGAGAACTTAGGGAGAGTAAAGGAAGGGCAATTCTGAAGGGAGAAAAAACTATAGTAATAAATCATGATGATGCAAATCGCTTAATGGCCGAAAGACATAGGTATTTCCATTTTATAGACTTAGATCCTTTCGGTTCTCCCATGGAATTCCTGGATACTGCTTTAAGAAGTGCAAAAAGAAGGGGTATCCTTGGAGTTACAGCTACGGATGGCGCTCCGCTCTGTGGAGCCCATCCAAGGGCCTGTCTGAGAAAATACTTAGCCGTTCCACTCCGTGGGGAACTATGCCATGAGGTTGGTACAAGGATACTAGTAGGGGTAATAGCTAGATACGCCGCTAAATATGACCTTGGAATAGACGTTATCTTGGCTTACTATAAGGATCATTACTTTAGAGCTTTCGTTAAATTAAAAGATGGGGCCAGGAAAGGAGATGAAACCCTAGAAAAATTAGGTTATATTTACTTCGATGATAAAACTGGAAAGTTCGAGCTGGAGCAAGGGTTTTTACCTACAAGGCCGAATGCATATGGTCCCGTTTGGCTAGGGCCCTTAAAAGACGAGAAGATAGTTAGTAAAATGGTTAAAGAGGCCGAAAGTTTAAGCTTAGCCAGGAAGAAACAGGCCCTAAAATTGCTCAAAATGATAGATCAAGAACTTGATATTCCCCTATTTTATGATACTCATGCAATAGGGAGAAGGCTAAAAATTGAAACAAAGAAGGTTGAGGAGATAATAAGCGCATTAAGAGAGCAGGGATATGAAGCTACAAGAACTCACTTTTCTCCAACAGGAATAAAAACTAGTGCCCCCTATGAAGTCTTTATCGAGACCATAAAGAGAATCTAA
- a CDS encoding phosphorylating glyceraldehyde-3-phosphate dehydrogenase produces MKVKVGVNGYGTIGKRVAYAVTKQDDMELIGITKTKPDFEAYRAKELGIPVYAASEEFIPRFEKEGFEVAGTLNDLLEKVDIIVDATPGGIGAKNKPLYEKAGVKAIFQGGEKADVAEVSFVAQANYEAALGKNYVRVVSCNTTGLVRTLSAIREYADYVYAVMIRRAADPNDTKRGPINAIKPTVEVPSHHGPDVQTVIPINIETMAFVVPTTLMHVHSVMVELKKPLTKDDVIDIFENTTRVLLFEKEKGFDSTAQIIEFARDLHREWNNLYEIAVWKESINIKGNRLFYIQAVHQESDVIPENIDAIRAMFELADKWDSIKKTNKSLGILK; encoded by the coding sequence ATGAAGGTAAAGGTTGGAGTGAATGGGTATGGAACGATAGGAAAGAGAGTTGCTTATGCAGTGACAAAGCAAGATGACATGGAGTTAATCGGTATTACAAAAACTAAGCCTGATTTTGAAGCTTACAGGGCTAAAGAACTCGGAATTCCCGTATACGCAGCTAGTGAAGAATTCATCCCAAGGTTTGAAAAGGAAGGATTCGAAGTTGCCGGAACGCTTAATGATTTGCTTGAGAAAGTTGATATAATAGTGGATGCAACCCCGGGAGGAATAGGAGCTAAAAATAAGCCCCTTTATGAAAAAGCCGGTGTAAAGGCGATATTTCAAGGGGGAGAAAAAGCTGATGTCGCAGAGGTATCCTTCGTTGCTCAAGCAAATTATGAGGCAGCACTTGGAAAGAACTACGTTAGAGTTGTCTCATGTAACACCACGGGATTAGTTAGAACCCTGAGCGCAATCAGAGAGTACGCTGATTACGTCTACGCGGTTATGATAAGGAGAGCTGCTGATCCAAATGATACAAAGAGAGGTCCGATAAATGCTATAAAACCAACAGTTGAAGTTCCCTCACACCACGGACCTGATGTTCAAACTGTAATTCCAATAAACATAGAAACTATGGCATTTGTAGTTCCAACAACCCTTATGCATGTTCACTCAGTTATGGTAGAGCTGAAGAAACCTCTAACTAAGGATGATGTAATTGACATATTTGAGAACACGACAAGGGTCCTGCTCTTTGAGAAGGAGAAGGGCTTCGATAGCACGGCCCAAATAATAGAGTTCGCAAGAGATCTGCACAGGGAATGGAATAACCTATACGAGATAGCCGTTTGGAAGGAAAGCATAAACATAAAAGGGAATAGATTATTCTACATCCAGGCCGTTCACCAGGAGAGCGACGTAATTCCTGAGAACATAGATGCAATAAGGGCCATGTTTGAACTAGCAGATAAGTGGGATAGCATAAAGAAGACAAATAAGAGCTTAGGAATTCTCAAGTAG
- the otg gene encoding methylated-DNA--protein-cysteine methyltransferase, with amino-acid sequence MLTYKTFKILGREILIGVVWEEKIQGIAYSLDGLEFLKDQLSRVTSHLKSRGVKVNLLEEKSRYPDLVFDVLKGKIGNEKGFEELSLEGLTRFEIKVYSWLVKNVKRGEVITYGKVAKALKTSPIAVGGAMKRNPYPIIVPCHRVVGKNNPWLYTPKPSYKKFLLEVEGWIS; translated from the coding sequence ATGTTAACTTATAAAACGTTCAAGATCCTTGGCCGGGAAATACTAATTGGAGTGGTATGGGAAGAAAAAATTCAGGGAATTGCTTACTCTTTAGATGGTCTCGAGTTTCTTAAGGATCAGCTATCTAGGGTTACATCACATCTCAAATCAAGAGGTGTAAAAGTGAACCTACTTGAAGAGAAGTCACGATACCCTGACTTAGTTTTTGATGTTTTAAAAGGTAAAATTGGTAACGAAAAGGGATTTGAGGAACTTTCGTTAGAAGGATTAACGAGGTTCGAAATTAAGGTGTACTCCTGGCTCGTGAAAAATGTTAAAAGGGGGGAGGTAATAACGTATGGCAAGGTGGCAAAAGCTCTAAAAACGTCCCCAATAGCTGTTGGAGGAGCGATGAAAAGGAATCCCTACCCAATTATAGTTCCATGCCATAGAGTCGTTGGAAAAAATAATCCCTGGCTTTATACACCAAAGCCTTCCTATAAAAAGTTCCTGTTGGAGGTGGAAGGATGGATAAGTTGA
- a CDS encoding toprim domain-containing protein, with product MTIVDVRILVEGASDVEVISKALQGLALGSEYNITISSIIPTTNIEIAKSAAAGADLLIIATDADRVGRELAEKLFNELSEMVGHIERMKLPLGHDLEHIDVELVRKELKNALVRAGLKTLQRLPEYMELRKDYLDLKGKFEEVEKERNELLKKLEEAESKYLELQNEIKRLEAENSRLTDTLKKRPKVYNLKKKWEELFPGVKLPEEELFSKAVKTLNLAGKVIVGQGYIYAEDEKLIEELLRTVYLSLKLTESQMKEEEIKEEKEEVIESIEEIIPEIDSEGEGGDSEQ from the coding sequence ATGACGATCGTCGACGTTAGGATCCTCGTAGAAGGGGCTAGCGATGTTGAAGTAATTAGTAAAGCCCTTCAAGGATTAGCATTGGGAAGTGAATATAATATAACGATTTCCTCCATAATCCCGACTACAAACATAGAGATAGCAAAAAGTGCAGCAGCTGGGGCTGACTTGCTTATCATAGCAACCGATGCCGATAGGGTTGGAAGGGAATTAGCGGAGAAGCTCTTCAATGAATTAAGTGAAATGGTAGGGCACATAGAGAGGATGAAACTTCCCCTTGGTCATGATTTAGAGCATATAGATGTAGAGCTCGTAAGGAAAGAGTTAAAGAACGCTTTAGTAAGGGCGGGGCTTAAGACGTTACAAAGGCTTCCAGAGTACATGGAACTTAGAAAGGACTACTTAGATCTAAAGGGTAAATTCGAAGAAGTTGAAAAAGAAAGGAACGAACTTTTGAAAAAACTGGAAGAAGCTGAGAGTAAGTATTTGGAACTTCAGAATGAGATCAAAAGATTAGAGGCCGAAAATTCAAGACTTACAGACACATTAAAGAAAAGACCAAAAGTCTACAATCTAAAAAAGAAATGGGAAGAGCTGTTCCCTGGAGTAAAACTACCAGAGGAAGAACTGTTTAGCAAAGCTGTCAAAACGCTAAATTTAGCAGGAAAAGTTATAGTAGGGCAAGGGTACATATATGCAGAGGATGAAAAGCTCATAGAGGAGTTACTTAGAACGGTTTATCTATCACTTAAATTAACGGAGAGCCAAATGAAAGAAGAGGAGATAAAGGAAGAGAAAGAAGAAGTAATCGAAAGCATAGAGGAGATAATTCCAGAAATAGATAGTGAAGGAGAGGGAGGAGATAGTGAACAGTGA
- a CDS encoding 50S ribosomal protein L35ae — protein sequence MRIKGVVLSYRRSKENQHTNVMIIKPLDINSREEASKLIGRLVVWKSPSGKVLKGKIVRVHGTRGAVRARFEKGLPGQALGDYVEII from the coding sequence ATGAGAATAAAGGGGGTTGTTCTGAGCTATAGGAGAAGTAAAGAAAATCAACATACAAATGTCATGATAATTAAGCCTCTCGACATAAACAGTAGAGAAGAGGCCTCAAAGCTAATTGGAAGGCTAGTCGTTTGGAAGAGTCCTAGCGGAAAAGTTCTAAAGGGTAAAATAGTTAGGGTTCATGGAACAAGAGGGGCCGTAAGGGCTAGATTTGAAAAGGGGCTTCCTGGACAGGCCCTGGGAGATTACGTTGAGATAATCTGA
- a CDS encoding pantoate kinase produces MLIRAFVPAHITAFFVPIIREDPQNSGSLGAGINLSKGTNVFISFEESLEKHVHVAFNGEPVKKEDARITYHVIEKILPEDYIGEVEVWQYFDYPTGHGYGNSAGGALGTALGLSYKFGGTLLSASRIAHEAEVIHKGGLGDIVAQLAGGIEIRIKEGGPGVAVVDNILVEGFKVLTISIGKLETRKVLDSEVVEKIKIAGKQALENLLRDPRPETLMKEARSFAVETGLMSEDLIEIANEIDREISLPSSMIMLGKGIFALVREEEVEKVKEIVKDLDLQYDISYIYWGKPVVGRWLESE; encoded by the coding sequence ATGCTAATTCGAGCGTTCGTACCAGCGCATATAACTGCATTTTTCGTTCCAATAATACGAGAAGATCCCCAGAATTCTGGATCTCTCGGAGCTGGAATCAACTTAAGTAAGGGAACAAATGTATTTATAAGCTTTGAAGAAAGCCTAGAGAAGCATGTACATGTAGCATTCAACGGAGAGCCCGTTAAAAAAGAAGATGCTAGAATAACATATCATGTAATTGAAAAAATATTGCCAGAGGATTACATAGGTGAAGTAGAGGTTTGGCAATACTTTGATTATCCAACAGGTCATGGCTATGGAAACAGTGCAGGAGGAGCCCTAGGAACGGCCCTTGGGTTATCCTACAAATTTGGAGGTACCCTTCTTTCAGCTTCAAGGATAGCCCATGAAGCAGAGGTAATCCATAAGGGAGGACTAGGAGATATCGTTGCCCAGTTAGCTGGTGGGATCGAGATAAGGATAAAGGAGGGAGGCCCTGGGGTAGCCGTTGTTGATAATATACTTGTGGAGGGATTCAAAGTTCTAACGATCTCAATTGGAAAACTGGAAACAAGAAAAGTCTTAGACAGTGAAGTCGTTGAAAAAATAAAGATCGCTGGAAAGCAGGCACTTGAGAATTTACTCAGAGATCCAAGACCAGAAACATTAATGAAGGAGGCACGAAGTTTTGCAGTTGAAACTGGACTCATGAGTGAGGATTTGATCGAGATAGCGAATGAAATAGACAGAGAAATCTCCCTACCATCTTCAATGATAATGCTTGGAAAGGGTATCTTCGCCTTGGTTAGGGAAGAAGAAGTCGAGAAGGTTAAGGAAATCGTAAAAGACCTAGATCTACAGTATGATATAAGCTATATATATTGGGGTAAACCGGTAGTTGGGAGGTGGCTAGAGAGTGAATAG
- a CDS encoding tetratricopeptide repeat protein codes for MDKLKLYIGLFIVIILGIAGFIIWKWGLTMLVRIVLSLGFLGLTLMLGFFLALTIYAESWKYALLLLPFTAISAYGTYLSITWQKLGIVGGIIVFFIIVAAFGIWYISEPDLTIADRFRSAEKLEMMGRYKQAARKYEKEGNYRKAAEMYLKLGWLESAAWAYEKAGDYAKAAELYEKLYEKEKDTYYLKEAHEYWKKAGDMERAAKALERYAQEEPWFWEDVAKLYEELGDEEKAREAWEKALEYYMGEAQEEGVFWEDVGNIAKKLGKEDLAKEAYQKFLEYCLKEAEEDPMWWKHVAEAYEYLGDKEKAEEARKKYEEYRKKIMKSNEETSNFPS; via the coding sequence ATGGATAAGTTGAAGCTCTACATAGGCCTTTTCATAGTGATAATACTTGGAATTGCAGGGTTTATAATCTGGAAATGGGGACTTACCATGCTTGTAAGAATTGTGCTCAGTCTAGGATTTCTAGGGTTAACTTTAATGTTAGGGTTCTTCCTGGCACTAACTATATACGCGGAAAGCTGGAAGTACGCTCTTTTGCTCCTTCCCTTCACGGCCATCTCGGCCTACGGAACTTACCTCTCCATTACATGGCAGAAGCTTGGAATTGTCGGTGGAATAATAGTATTCTTTATAATAGTTGCTGCTTTTGGAATATGGTATATAAGCGAACCAGACTTAACGATCGCCGATAGGTTCAGGAGTGCTGAAAAGTTAGAAATGATGGGTAGGTACAAGCAAGCAGCTAGGAAATACGAGAAAGAAGGAAATTATCGGAAAGCAGCAGAAATGTACTTAAAGCTTGGATGGCTTGAAAGTGCAGCATGGGCCTATGAAAAAGCTGGAGATTACGCTAAGGCCGCTGAGCTTTATGAAAAGCTCTACGAGAAAGAAAAAGATACTTACTACCTAAAGGAGGCCCACGAGTATTGGAAGAAAGCCGGAGATATGGAGAGAGCGGCAAAAGCCCTAGAGAGGTACGCCCAGGAAGAACCTTGGTTCTGGGAGGATGTTGCTAAGCTCTATGAAGAGCTCGGAGATGAGGAGAAAGCCAGAGAAGCTTGGGAAAAGGCCCTTGAGTACTATATGGGCGAAGCCCAGGAAGAAGGCGTCTTCTGGGAGGATGTAGGAAACATAGCAAAGAAGTTAGGAAAGGAAGATTTGGCCAAAGAAGCTTATCAAAAGTTCCTTGAATATTGCCTAAAGGAGGCCGAAGAAGACCCGATGTGGTGGAAGCATGTGGCCGAAGCTTATGAATACCTCGGAGATAAGGAAAAGGCCGAAGAAGCTAGAAAGAAGTACGAGGAGTACAGGAAGAAGATAATGAAAAGCAACGAGGAAACATCAAACTTTCCCTCTTAA